The following are encoded in a window of Phragmites australis chromosome 22, lpPhrAust1.1, whole genome shotgun sequence genomic DNA:
- the LOC133905078 gene encoding O-fucosyltransferase 9-like, whose amino-acid sequence MSLAASMRFGGGKAARRPGRGGVRRRGAVVVLLALAYAAGLLVFLFGGRVSGGGGGGGAGVEVASLRRRSANAPQQPGSVYRSHLVFERLWPAMRDDATSTSSLSSSASWRRSMLMTSHYQNSGEPWMPCINSRLIRSEFPPSNGYLIIEANGGLNQQRLSICDAVAVASLLNATLVIPTFHLNSVWRDPSKFGGIFDEDHFIETLREHVRVVKTLPEDVLLRFNHNISSIPNMRTKAYSSPHHYVQKVLPKLLELGVVRIAPFSNRLAQSVPSNIQALRCLVNYHALRFAEPIRDLADDLVGRMIKKSSLTGGKYVSVHLRFEEDMVAFSCCTYDGGWKEKTEMDNVRERSWRGKFRRHGRVINPEANRRDGKCPLTPLEVGMMLRGMGFDNTTSLYVASGKIYNSEKYMAPLRQMFPLLATKDTLSLPEELAQFEGHSSQLAALDYTVCIQSEVFVTTQGGNFPHFLMGHRRYLFGGNAKTIKPDKRKLVLSFDDPNIRWDRFKNHMQEILQHSDTRSIAFRKPNDSIYTFPMPDCMCQQDGMI is encoded by the exons ATGTCTCTCGCGGCGTCAATGCGCTTTGGCGGCGGCAAGGCCGCGCGGAGGCCGGGCCGCGGCGGCGTGCGGAGGCGCGGCGCGGTCGTCGTGCTCCTCGCGCTGGCATACGCCGCGGGGCTGCTCGTGTTCCTGTTCGGCGGGAGGGtttcgggaggaggcggcggcggtggcgcgggcGTGGAGGTGGCCTCGCTCCGGCGGCGCAGCGCGAACGCGCCGCAGCAGCCGGGGTCGGTGTACCGCAGCCACCTCGTGTTCGAGCGGCTGTGGCCGGCCATGCGCGACGACGCCACGTccacctcctccctctcctcctcggcctcgtgGCGTCGCAGCATG TTAATGACATCACATTATCAAAACTCTGGGGAGCCATGGATGCCTTGTATCAACAGTAGGCTGATTCGATCAG AGTTTCCACCTTCAAATGGCTATCTCATAATCGAAGCAAATGGTGGTCTGAATCAGCAACGACTTTCT ATCTGCGATGCAGTTGCTGTGGCCAGCTTGCTTAATGCAACTCTTGTGATCCCAACATTTCATTTGAATAGCGTCTGGCGTGACCCTAG taaatttggTGGTATATTTGATGAAGATCATTTCATTGAGACCCTCAGAGAACATGTAAGAGTTGTGAAGACACTTCCTGAAGATGTATTGCTGCGCTTTAATCATAATATCAGCAGCATACCAAATATGAGAACTAAAGCCTACTCATCTCCACACCACTATGTGCAAAAGGTGCTTCCCAAACTGCTGGAGTTAGG GGTTGTGCGCATTGCCCCATTCTCAAATAGATTAGCTCAGTCAGTTCCATCAAACATCCAGGCCTTGAGGTGTTTGGTAAACTACCATGCATTGAGATTTGCTGAGCCAATAAGAGATCTTGCAGATGATTTGGTTGGCCGAATGATCAAAAAGAGTTCTTTGACTGGCGGGAAGTATGTCTCAGTGCATCTTCGCTTTGAAGAG GATATGGTAGCCTTTTCTTGCTGTACATATGATGGTGGCTGGAAGGAGAAAACTGAAATGGACAATGTTCGTGAAAGGAGCTGGAGAGGGAAGTTTCGTCGACATGGTCGAGTGATAAATCCTGAGGCAAACAGAAGGGATGGAAAATGTCCTCTTACTCCTCTAGAG GTTGGTATGATGCTACGGGGCATGGGATTCGACAATACCACCTCCCTCTATGTTGCTTCTGGTAAAATATACAATTCCGAAAAATACATGGCTCCTCTTCGCCAGATGTTCCCTCTTTTAGCGACGAAGGATACTCTTTCTTTGCCTGAAGAACTTGCTCAGTTCGAG GGGCACTCATCTCAGTTAGCAGCGTTAGATTACACTGTCTGCATTCAGAGCGAAGTGTTTGTGACAACTCAAGGGGGAAACTTCCCTCACTTTCTGATGGGGCACAGGCGTTACCTGTTTGGAGGGAATGCAAAGACAATAAAACCAGACAAACGGAAGCTGGTCTTATCTTTTGATGATCCGAATATCAG ATGGGATCGGTTCAAGAACCATATGCAGGAAATACTGCAGCACAGTGACACGAGGAGCATTGCATTCAGGAAACCAAACGATTCCATATACACCTTCCCAATGCCTGATTGCATGTGTCAGCAAGATGGAATGATATAG
- the LOC133904757 gene encoding probable catabolite repression protein creC, protein MAGAPPAAPGPGGGAAAGLKTYFKTPEGRYKLQYEKTHSALLHYSHGGKTVSQLTVACLKAKPTEQGSTPSTPSSSSGMRSAAARLLGTGNGSRALSFAGGNGVSRAVSGSSRIGGGLGTSIGLGGSQGVANYDGKGSYIIFNAADTLFISDLNSHDKDPIKSIHFSNSNPLCHAFDPEAKEGHDLIIGMGSGDVYSMSLRQQLQDPGRKPVAAQHYNKGDKDVTPNGSRCTSVAWVPEREGIFAVSHSDGNLYVYDKNKDGSTDCMFPALKDQSQFTVSHAKSSKSNPIARWHISQGSINAISFSPDGVYLATVGRDGYLRVFDFLKEQLIFGGRSYYGALLCCTWSSDGKYLLTGGEDDLVQVWSMDDRKIVAWGEGHNSWVSGVAFDSYWSPPNSDGTGENVYRFGSVGQDTQLLLWDLALDEIVVPLRHPSSGSPTFSSGSPSAHWDNACLPIGVLQPSPRMRDVPKLSPLVSHRVHADPLSGLVFTNESILTICREGLIKIWVRSDQSENNQQSNSSEFVLGTAVSRDRATTSLNKASGSSFKKPSSVLIT, encoded by the exons ATGGCGGGTGCTCCGCCAGCGGCGCCTGGGCCGGggggcggcgccgcggcggggCTGAAGACCTACTTCAAGACGCCCGAGGGGAGGTACAAGCTGCAGTACGAGAAGACGCACTCCGCCTTGCTGCACTACAGCCACGGCGGGAAGACCGTCTCGCAG TTGACAGTGGCGTGCCTGAAGGCGAAGCCTACTGAACAGGGCTCCACGCCGTCAACACCAAGCTCCAGCAGTGGGATGCGATCTGCAGCAGCAAGGCTGCTGGGCACTGGGAATGGTAGCAGGGCACTTAGCTTTGCTGGGGGCAATGGAGTAAGCCGGGCTGTTTCTGGAAGCAGCCGTATAGGAGGTGGCCTTGGTACATCTATAGGCCTTGGTGGATCTCAAGGGGTGGCAAATTATGATGGCAAGGGTTCATACATCATCTTCAATGCTGCTGATACACTATTCATCAGTGACCTCAATTCCCATGATAAG GATCCAATAAAGTCCATCCATTTCAGCAACTCAAACCCATTATGCCACGCATTTGACCCAGAAGCCAAAGAGGGGCATGACCTGATCATTGGGATGGGATCAGGGGATG TCTATTCAATGTCACTGAGGCAACAGTTACAAGATCCTGGGAGGAAGCCTGTTGCAGCCCAACATTACAATAAGGGTGATAAAGATGTAACACCCAATGGCAG CCGGTGCACATCTGTTGCATGGGTGCCTGAGCGTGAAGGCATTTTTGCTGTTAGCCATTCTGATGGAAATCTGTATGTGTATGATAAA AACAAGGATGGGAGCACAGATTGTATGTTTCCAGCTTTGAAGGATCAATCCCAGTTCACGGTTTCTCATGCAAAGTCAAGTAAG AGCAACCCAATTGCCAGATGGCATATATCTCAAGGTTCGATCAATGCCATTTCCTTTTCACCAGATGGCGTGTACTTGGCGACTGTTGGGAGAGATG gttatttgagagtttttgattttttaaaggAACAACTAATATTTGGGGGGAGAAGTTATTATGGTGCTCTGCTTTGTTGCACGTGGAG CTCGGATGGCAAATATCTATTAACAGGTGGTGAAGATGATCTTGTGCAGGTATGGAGCATGGATGATAGAAAGATAGTTGCATGGGGCGAAGGGCATAATTCCTGG GTTAGTGGAGTTGCTTTTGATTCATATTGGTCCCCACCGAATTCTGATGGAACAGGAGAAAATGTCTATCGCTTTGGTTCTGTTGGTCAG GACACCCAACTGCTTCTGTGGGACCTTGCACTGGATGAGATTGTTGTCCCGCTACGTCATCCTTCAAGTGGCTCGCCGACATTTAGCAGTGGAAGCCCTTCTGCACATTGGGACAACGCATGCCTTCCAATAGGTGTTCTTCAACCTTCTCCAAGGATGCGAGATGTGCCGAAGCTCTCACCCCTTGTTTCCCACCGAGTACATGCCGATCCCCTCTCTGGTCTGGTGTTCACCAATGAATCGATTCTCACCATCTGCCGCGAGGGCCTCATAAAAATCTGGGTCAGATCAGACCAGAGTGAAAATAATCAACAATCAAATTCTTCAGAATTTGTTTTAGGCACTGCTGTTTCAAGGGATAGGGCGACCACATCTTTGAATAAAGCAAGTGGCTCCAGCTTCAAGAAACCGTCGTCTGTTCTTATCACATGA
- the LOC133904471 gene encoding histone-lysine N-methyltransferase, H3 lysine-4 specific-like, whose protein sequence is MDYGGDRDKTRGGRMDYGGDRDRPRGSRMDYGGDRDPAPARGGRMDYGDRDAAPPRGGRMDYGGHHDPLGRGHMDYDDLRDVPGHGRRDYGDDRDGSRRRPRDYGRVPYRDERDRGYRNASGSYDAPPEYMLPDHPSDLGRPSLRAGKKESDYFGGPSDQSVNRDREYFGRPGRRSIDKERELFGDDGVTLRISATDLGRTSALYPDCRSPPPPPWAVLSPPPLYPSVLPTETGFLTGASALKAGDGLGAGSTRLLLDDGEFKYLEHLRDLYVESREIERDCLGSRDVLVEKDGGTGRLFSDEGVPGFKKPTGGW, encoded by the coding sequence ATGGACTACGGCGGCGATCGCGACAAGACCCGTGGCGGTCGCATGGACTACGGAGGCGACCGCGACCGACCCCGCGGTAGTCGTATGGACTATGGCGGTGACCGCGATCCCGCCCCGGCCCGCGGCGGACGCATGGACTACGGTGACCGCGACGCCGCCCCACCCCGCGGCGGTCGCATGGACTACGGCGGCCACCATGACCCGCTCGGCCGAGGGCACATGGACTACGACGACCTACGCGACGTGCCCGGCCACGGGCGCAGGGACTATGGAGACGACCGCGATGGGTCGCGCCGCCGTCCCAGGGACTACGGAAGGGTGCCCTATCGCGACGAGCGTGACCGTGGGTATCGCAACGCGAGCGGGAGCTACGACGCTCCGCCAGAGTACATGCTCCCTGACCACCCGTCAGACCTGGGCCGCCCATCCCTGCGAGCTGGGAAGAAGGAAAGTGACTACTTTGGAGGCCCCAGCGACCAGAGCGTTAACAGAGACAGGGAGTACTTTGGACGCCCTGGTCGCCGGAGCATTGACAAGGAAAGAGAGTTGTTTGGGGACGATGGTGTGACACTCAGAATCAGTGCTACGGATTTGGGAAGGACCAGCGCACTGTACCCGGACTGCaggtcgccaccgccgccgccatgggcgGTGCTGTCACCGCCACCTCTATACCCCTCTGTTCTGCCTACAGAGACTGGATTCTTGACGGGGGCATCTGCCTTGAAGGCCGGTGATGGTTTGGGCGCTGGAAGCACCCGGTTGCTGCTTGATGATGGTGAGTTTAAGTACCTCGAGCACTTGCGTGACCTGTATGTTGAGAGTAGAGAAATTGAGAGGGATTGCCTTGGTAGTAGGGATGTGCTTGTCGAGAAAGATGGAGGAACCGGTAGGCTTTTCTCTGATGAGGGTgtaccagggttcaaaaaaccgacCGGAGGTTGGTAA